A window of candidate division WOR-3 bacterium genomic DNA:
GATATACATGACAGAAAACCGAATTGATATTTTTGAGAAATTGCTCGGGATCGATCCCCCTTATCACAAAAAAACAGTCATGGTTGATTTGAAAGCAAAATGGATCGAGCAAGCCAAAGAAAAAATAAATTATGATCCCAATTTTAAATACATTGCAGTTCAAATATCCTGCGCTACACCTATCAGAACTTATCCCCCAGAAGAAATGGTTAAGATTGGAAAATTATTTGATGACAGGAAATTTAAAATCATCTGGCTGGGCGGGATAGAAGATTGGTTCAAAGCATATAGGCATTTATTCTTTGATTTTGGGATTAATCTTATCGGCAAAACAGATTTAAGTGAATTAATAGCAATATGTTATTTATCAGATTTAATTATTGCCCCCGATAGTTCGGCAGTCCATATATCAGCGACTTTCAATAAGCCATGCATTGCGCTTTTCGGGAACATCAATCCTTATTTACGAGTGGCTTATTATCCTAAAGTCAAAGCTTTATTCCCCTCTCAAGTGGATTGTCCCAATTTCCCATGCGGGGATAATGTAATGTCAAAATGCTATCTGAAACCTCAAAAGCAAATAGGCGGGGACTGCATCAGATCCCTTAATGCTGAGGAAATTTATAATGAGGCCATGAAATTATTATGAGTCAGGTTATAGCTGCAACTTATACTTTTTGCAATGAGCCATTTTTTGAATATACTTTAGCTAATATAAGTCCACTTGTAGATAGCATGATTGTGCTTGAAACCTATATCGGCCCTAATCGCAATCTTGTTCGAACAGATAGGATTGAGCAAATTATCAATCAGTCGCCTTATAAAAATAAAATTATATATGAAAATTTAGGTAAAGTTCCCGATAAAGAATTTATCTCTGATTATGTGCTTTATCTGATGAGAAGCATAGCAGATGAGGGCGACTGGTTGGTTTTTATGGGCTCGGATGAGGCTTGGTATCCAGAAGCTATTACTCTACTTCGAGAGGTGAATGAGAATATTCTTGAGATTATGTTCCCCTTCTGGGATTTTATCGGGGATTTCAATCATATTCTGATTTATGATCCGCCCCGAGAAGCTTTTCATAACTTTGAGGTTTTTTATGATATTTTTGATAACTGGATGGTAAATGGTATTTATCATGAAAGAGCTTACAGGTGGTTCAAGGGTTATCATTATGGCAATAACCATACGGCCGTAAAAGATTCAAAAGATAGATATATTTATAATCATTCATTTTATAAAGATAAAAGAATTTATATCCCACATGATTCTAAAAAATTGAGATGGACTCATTATGGAAATCTCGGAACTCAAAAATTTCAGAGTGCAAAGAAAAAATATTATGATGATCAAAAAAGCGAATTCACTGATAAAGACTTTATTTATCGTTATATTTCCACCGGAAATGATTCAAATCTTCCCTTATTCTTTAGAATTGAAGAAATTAATATAGAGCACCCATATCCATTTAACGACCATCCCTGGAGGAATCTGAGTCGTGAAGAAATATTTAATGCCGAATAGTCCTATTCATGAAAGCGTTAAGTTCGGTGAGAATGTGAGGTTGGGATATTATGTTGTGATAGAAGAAGGATGTGAAATTGGCGATAACTGCTTTATAGGAAATTTTGTTATGATGAGGCCTTATACAAAAATCGGGAATAATTGTGTAATCGGGCATGGGTGTGTTTTTGAAGGATGGTCAGAAATCGGAGAGGGAACTCATATTATGCCTCAATGCCATATCACAA
This region includes:
- a CDS encoding glycosyltransferase family 9 protein, with translation MEGIALGILNFKRIFNLIGSVESPVVGGRLKHEIYMTENRIDIFEKLLGIDPPYHKKTVMVDLKAKWIEQAKEKINYDPNFKYIAVQISCATPIRTYPPEEMVKIGKLFDDRKFKIIWLGGIEDWFKAYRHLFFDFGINLIGKTDLSELIAICYLSDLIIAPDSSAVHISATFNKPCIALFGNINPYLRVAYYPKVKALFPSQVDCPNFPCGDNVMSKCYLKPQKQIGGDCIRSLNAEEIYNEAMKLL